A stretch of the Panicum virgatum strain AP13 chromosome 9N, P.virgatum_v5, whole genome shotgun sequence genome encodes the following:
- the LOC120691168 gene encoding bZIP transcription factor RISBZ2-like: protein MERVFSVEEIPNPYWAPPQPQAAATSAVAAPGVGGGGGAGGAGDAAGAMNRCSSEWYFQKFLEEAVLDSPGPVAGVGRGGGGGGAEAAESKPLGVAAAASSAVVDPVEYNAMLKQKLEKDLAAVAMWRGSGATPPERSAAGSSLPNVDVSHAVAFKPVGGNGIPVENKLAVAPVGGSGPQVVQNADILVKQTTSSSSREQSDDDDMEGEAETTGNANPVQQRLQRRKQSNRESARRSRSRKAAHLNELEAQVAQLRVENSSLLRRLADVNQKFNEAAVDNRVLKADVETLRAKVKMAEDSVKRVTGMNALFPAVSDMSSLSMPFNGSPSDSTSDAAVPIQDDPNSYFASPSEIGGNNGYMPEIASSAQEDDDFVNAALAAGKMDRTASLQRVASLEHLQKRMCGGPASSGSTS from the exons ATGGAGCGCGTTTTCTCCGTGGAGGAGATCCCCAACCCCTACTGGGCCCCGCCGCAGCCTCAGGCGGCGGCAACCAGCGCTGTTGCCGCGCCAGGAgtcggtggcggaggaggagcgggggGAGCGGGGGACGCGGCGGGCGCGATGAACCGGTGCTCGTCGGAGTGGTACTTCCAGAAGTTCCTGGAGGAGGCCGTGCTCGACAGCCCGGGGCCCGTGGCGGGcgtggggaggggcggcggtggaggtggagctgaGGCGGCGGAGAGCAAGCCGCTgggggtcgcggcggcggcctcgagcgCGGTTGTTGACCCGGTGGAGTACAACGCGATGCTGAAGCAGAAGCTGGAGAAGGACCTAGCTGCCGTCGCCATGTGGAGG GGCTCTGGTGCGACGCCTCCAGAACGTTCTGCAGCTGGTTCGTCCTTGCCAAATGTGGATGTTTCGCATGCAGTTGCCTTTAAACCCGTTGGAG GTAATGGAATTCCAGTTGAAAACAAGCTAGCTGTCGCTCCAGTTGGGGGATCAGGTCCACAGGTGGTACAAAATGCTGATATCCTTGTTAAGCAAACCACTAGCTCTTCCTCACGAGAGCAATCAGACGATGATGACATGGAAGGAGAAGCTGAGACTACTGGAAATGCAAACCCTGTTCAGCAGAGGCTGCAGAgaag GAAGCAATCCAACCGAGAATCAGCTAGGCGTTCAAGAAGCAGAAAGGCAGCTCACTTGAATGAACTGGAGGCACAG GTAGCACAGCTAAGAGTTGAAAACTCTTCGCTGTTAAGGCGCCTTGCAGATGTTAATCAGAAGTTTAATGAGGCTGCTGTTGACAATAGGGTGCTAAAGGCAGATGTTGAAACCTTAAGAGCAAAG GTGAAGATGGCAGAGGACTCGGTGAAGCGGGTGACAGGCATGAACGCTTTGTTCCCTGCTGTATCTGATATGTCATCCCTCAGCATGCCATTCAACGGCTCCCCATCTGACTCCACCTCCGATGCTGCCGTCCCCATCCAAGATGACCCGAACAGTTACTTTGCCAGTCCAAGTGAGATTGGAGGTAACAACGGTTACATGCCAGAGATAGCTTCCTCGGCTCAAGAGGATGATGATTTCGTCAACGCAGCCCTGGCTGCTGGCAAGATGGATAGAACAGCCTCACTGCAGCGGGTGGCGAGCCTGGAGCACCTCCAGAAGAGGATGTGCGGAGGGCCAGCTTCATCTGGGTCAACCTCCTAG